In the Scyliorhinus torazame isolate Kashiwa2021f chromosome 4, sScyTor2.1, whole genome shotgun sequence genome, one interval contains:
- the LOC140411348 gene encoding probable G-protein coupled receptor 139: MKRKEANEEEKVKERAATVEGKDKQRDFELRIMNLQIDYKLKKITTEASSEEGRTPLCQKPQVKMFAYIHELPTVDDKDVEKRLLSRCEISQIPLNLVSILILSRGKCSLSTCTTCYLVAMATADLLVIITEVILNRINDYYFPLNFLRITPVCSVRYVLLRIATDCSVWFTVAFTFDRFVVICCQKLKSKYCTKRTAAVVLAIIDILFTVKNIPIYFRFKPRRIIDNVPWMCLNKRSYFTDPVWIGFRKFEKVLTPLIPFALILLLNVLTVRHILVTSRVRKQLRGQSVGDNHSDPEMESRRKSMILLFSISCSFILLWFVYVLYFFDVNDLFDADSFYIFENVAYMLRNLSCCTNTLIYVLTQSNFREQLKSMLKYPVISIIKLINKQHI, encoded by the exons ATGAAAAGGAAAGAGGCAAACGAAGAAGAAAAGGTAAAGGAAAGAGCAGCAACGGTAGAGGGAAAAGACAAGCAGAGAGATTTTGAACTTCGGATAATGAATCTGCAAATAGATTACAAACTGAAAA agatcactacagaggcaAGTTCAGAGGAAGGCAGGACCCCTCTTTGTCAAAAGCCTCAAGTGAAAATGTTTGCATATATTCATGAACTTCCTACGGTTGACGACAAAGATGTCGAAAAACGTCTTTTGTCTCGTTGTGAAATTAGCCAAATaccat TGAATTTGGTGTCAATTTTGATTCTTTCCCGTGGAAAGTGCagcctctccacctgcaccacaTGCTACTTGGTGGCTATGGCAACAGCGGatcttctggtcattatcactgaggTCATACTGAACCGAATCAATGATTATTATTTCCCATTGAATTTCCTAAgaatcacccctgtgtgtagtgttcgcTACGTCCTGCTCCGTATagccacagactgttctgtctggttcactgtcgctttcacttttgatcgatttgtcgtcatttgttgtcagaagctgaaatctaaatattgcaccaagaGAACTGCAGCTGTGGTCCTAGCAATTATCGACATTCTGTTCACTGTGAAAAACATCCCCATCTACTTTCGATTTAAACCTCGAAGGATTATCGACAATGTACCTTGGATGTGTTTAAATAAGCGGAGCTATTTTACTGACCCTGTTTGGATTGGATTCAGAAAATTTGAAAAAGTTCTAACGCCACTGATACCATTCGCTTTAATTTTGCTGCTGAACgtactgacagtcagacacattttggtgACCAGCCGGGTCCGTAAGCAACTGAGAGGTCAGAGCGTGGGGGATAATCAcagtgacccggagatggagagcagaaggaagtcgatgattttactcttctccatatccTGCAGTTTCATCCTCCTGTGGtttgtttatgttttgtatttCTTTGATGTAAATGACCTCTTTGATGCAGATTCATTTTACATCTTTGAAAATGTTGCCTATATGCTGCGGaacttaagttgctgcacaaacaccctGATTTACGTCCTGACTCAGTCTAACTTCAGAGAGCAATTGAAGAGCATGCTGAAATACCCAGttatatcaattattaaattaattaataaacaACACATCTGA